Genomic DNA from Oncorhynchus mykiss isolate Arlee chromosome 2, USDA_OmykA_1.1, whole genome shotgun sequence:
gtaggggagaaggagggggagtgggacagaggggagatggagggggagtgtAGGGGAGAGCGGGACAGAGGGGAGAAGgagtgtaggggagagtgggacagagggggacagatggcagaaggagggagagtgtaggggagagtgggacagaggggagtgtaggggagagtgggacagaggggagatggagggggagtataggggagagtgggacagaggggagaaggagggagagtgggacagaggggagatggagtgtaggggagagtgggacagatggcagaaggagggagagtgggacagaggggagaaggagggggagtgtaggggagagtgggacagaggggagggggagtataggggagagtgggacagaggggGAGTGTAGGGGAGAGCGGgacagaggggagaaggagggggagagtgggacagaggggagatggagtgtaggggagagtgggacagaggggagatggagtgtaggggagagtgggacagaggggagatggagggggagtgtaggggagagtgggacagaggggaggtggagtgtaggggagagtgggacagaggggggatggagaaggaggggagagtgggacagagggggatggagaaggagggggagtgtAGGGAAGAGtgggacagaggggggagggggagtgtaggggagagtgggacagaggggggatggagaaggaggggagagtgggacagaggggggagggggagtgtaggggagagtgggacagaggggggatggagaaggaggggagagtgggacagagggggatggagaaggagggggagtgtAGGGAAGAGtgggacagaggggggagggggagtgtaggggagagtgggacagaggggggatggagaaggagggggagtgtaggggagagtgggacagaggggggagggggagtgtaggggagagtgggacagaggggggatggagaaggagggggagtgtaggggagagtgggacagatgggggatggagaaggagggggagtgtaggggagagtgggacagaggggagatggggatagagaaggagggggagatggaggggagagtgggacagaggagagatggggatggagaaggagggggagtgtAGGGGTAGCTAgggagagtgggacagaggggggatggagaaggagggggagtgtaggggtagctggggagagtgggacagaggtgggatggagggggagagtgggacagaggggagatggggatggagaaggagggggagtgtAGGGGTAGCTAGGGAGAGTGGGACAGgggggatggagaaggagggggagtgtagggggagagtgggacagaggtgggatggagggggagagtgggacagaggtgggatgaagggggagagtgggacagagggatggagaaggaggggggagtgtAGGGGTAGCTGTGGCGCgagtgggacagagaggagatggggatggagaaggagggggagtgtAGGGGTAGCTGTGGTGCgagtgggacagagaggagatggggatggaggaggggggggagtgTAGGGGTAGCTGTGGCGCgagtgggacagagaggagatggggatggagaaggagggggagtgtAGGGGTAGCTGTGGTGAGATGGGGAGTAGAGGGTATATTTGGATTGAGGGCAGAGATGGATCATCAATAACTTTTTTACGGAGCTCGTGACTTTTCTGGGTAGTAATAGTAACACCATATTTGTTGTTCCTGCCTAGTTTGTTGAGCAGTTTCTGGATCGCTACAACGACCTGACCCTGGATGACCTGGAGAACCTGGTGAGCAGCCAACCCGAGGAGCCCTCCTCTGCTTTTACTTCCGGGGTCAAAATCGCTGAGTACCCCAAATGGGCTGACATACCAGCACAGGGCGACAGCACCTGGCTCCGCCTCCTGAAGGGGACCCTGGCCAATCAGAAAAGAGCTGTGACGGACCGGTCGAGGAGGGGGTGGAACCGAGGATGCTTCGGGCTCAAACTGGACAGGATCGGGTCAATGAGTGGACTGGGCtgctagtggagagagaggaagggactgACGCCCCACAGGGGATATGAGGACGAACACACAGTAGGCTGCTACACAGCACACAGTCATTTACACACGTGGTGAATACAGGGATGTTAATGTGAGTACAAAGGAGGTCTACATGTAGCGTAGCTGTAGTGTACTTGCTGTAGTGTACTTGCTGTATTGCTAATGTGGTTCCATCGAGCTTAAAGAAAGTTACTCTGTATGTCTCCTGGCTGTTGGAAGGGGTTAGCTGTACTTATATTGTACATCTATTCATTTGAATCTTGAAAGTATCAAAGTTATGTTTACATCAAGCTGTTATTCTATTTTAAGTCTCTGAGTGTTGTTTTGACAGTAAACCTGCACTTTATTTAAAACTAAGTATTTAAAAGTGTTGTCTTTCTTGACTAATATTGTCCTTGTTAATCCTGCAGGAATAGTTGTTATGGCATGTTTAATGGAAATAAATatttgaaaaaaatgtaataatataatTAAAGTCCAATGTTTCTTCTCTCTGCTATTGATTAGACATTTGGCATGAATACATGTACACTGAACCACGTTGTATTGAGTGTTCTATTAAAGTCCTGACATCTTCCAGTGGCAGATTCATCCTCaaatcctccactcctccatgtGTTCATTTCACATTGGCATGCGTCATCTACATATTCATGCATTTCCATTCAATTTGAAGGTTCAATTTCTCACAGCAGATATTTATACCTCTGTTTCCATGGTCGTTTTTATTAAATCTGCCACAGgcagctgagggagagagagatggtacaTGTCTTCCTCAGAGCTAAATGAAATGCCTGCATTAAATGGTGGGGTTGTGTGGGAGGACCAATTAGGGCTTGGACCTACGCTAATCAAGCTACCACTGATGCTTCCAAACTGAATTTACTATGTCGTTAGTATCTTACTTATAGAAGGGAGTTAACTGTTGTCTATATGACAAGTACTTCCCAAACAGAACATCATCTCTCTTTAAATACAGTTCTGGGTTGGGGAAAGAGGGCATTTCACCAGGGTCAGTTCTGGGTTGGGGAAAGAGGGCATTTCACCAGGGTCAATAGAGTGCATTAGAGGTTGGGAGATGGATACTGAGAGTCTCTAGagcaggggtactcaactctgACCCTAAGAGGgctggagcctgctggttttctgttctacctggtaattaattgcacacacctggtgccCCAgatctaaaccagtccctgattagggGGACAATTCAAAAATGcaatggaactggcttcgaggtccagagttgagatTGGGGGCTCTAGAGTCATTAGTGTGTTTGTCACAGAAGAGGTTAACTCAGGTTAAAA
This window encodes:
- the cnp-1-2 gene encoding C-type natriuretic peptide 2 precursor (The RefSeq protein has 1 substitution compared to this genomic sequence), translated to MLYPALLCAALLLIAPLGHTEGRTLYPSPDAIQFVEQFLDRYNDLTLDDLENLVSSQPEEPSSAFTSGVKIAEYPKWADIPAQGDSTWLRLLKGTLANQKRAVTDRSRRGWNRGCFGLKLDRIGSMSGLGC
- the cnp-1-2 gene encoding C-type natriuretic peptide 2 isoform X1, whose protein sequence is MLYPPLLCAALLLIAPLGHTEGRTLYPSPDAIQFVEQFLDRYNDLTLDDLENLVSSQPEEPSSAFTSGVKIAEYPKWADIPAQGDSTWLRLLKGTLANQKRAVTDRSRRGWNRGCFGLKLDRIGSMSGLGC